A section of the Elizabethkingia anophelis R26 genome encodes:
- a CDS encoding IucA/IucC family protein: protein MKQIISPEKTIEHLTPESWAKANLYLIQKALAEFAHEMIINPQLIYEKDGWGYYQLPAQHTEAEIIYTFKAQKRILDHWSIDVHSIRKTHNGKEVPLDLIHLIVDFKEELEFSKEILPVYIEELISTLYARAQVMNRENNSCILADADYQTIEGSTTGHPTFIANNGRIGFDADDYYKYAPESQNELRLLWIAVKKDRCNFSTVESLSYDELMNQELSPETLIKFSQKLKDLDLNTEEFYYMPIHPWQWYNKMNPTFSSEIALQNIVLLGEAEDLYRAQQSIRTFFNTSNPDKFYVKTAMSVLNMGFMRGLSPYYMKATPAINQWVDNLVKNDAYLQEKGFIILKEIAAIGYRSEYYEKALQNNNTPYTKMLAALWRESPMPFVNENQRLMTMAALLHVDNNGYSLAAELIEKSGLTAEEWVSKYLDLYLMPLIHSFYEYDLVYMPHGENLILIIENYTPVKIIMKDIAEEIAVLNGDIKLPGETSRIGIKVPDDFKLTYIFTDVFDCFLRYLSALLHDQADFRDEDFWRLVADKIIAYQEERPHLKEKFEKYDIFEPQFKRCCLNRLQIKNNKQMVNLEDPINSLQFVGMLDNPIHIYKRELA, encoded by the coding sequence ATGAAACAAATAATAAGTCCTGAAAAAACAATAGAACATCTTACCCCAGAAAGCTGGGCCAAGGCAAATCTATATCTTATTCAGAAAGCCTTGGCTGAGTTTGCCCATGAAATGATTATAAACCCGCAACTGATATATGAAAAAGATGGGTGGGGGTACTATCAGCTTCCTGCTCAGCACACAGAAGCAGAAATAATTTATACCTTCAAAGCACAGAAACGGATTTTAGATCATTGGTCTATAGATGTGCATTCAATAAGAAAGACACATAACGGAAAAGAAGTTCCGCTAGATCTTATACACCTCATCGTAGATTTCAAAGAAGAGCTGGAATTTTCTAAAGAAATTCTCCCGGTTTACATTGAGGAGCTGATTAGTACACTATATGCCAGAGCACAGGTAATGAATCGTGAGAACAATTCTTGTATCCTGGCAGATGCAGACTATCAGACCATAGAAGGTTCCACAACCGGACATCCTACTTTTATAGCCAACAACGGAAGAATAGGCTTCGATGCGGATGATTACTACAAATATGCTCCAGAATCACAAAATGAGCTTCGCTTGTTATGGATTGCTGTAAAAAAGGATCGCTGCAATTTTTCAACGGTTGAAAGCCTTAGTTATGATGAACTGATGAACCAGGAACTTTCACCCGAAACACTAATAAAGTTTAGTCAAAAACTAAAAGATCTGGATCTTAATACCGAAGAATTCTATTACATGCCTATCCATCCGTGGCAATGGTATAATAAAATGAATCCGACTTTCTCTTCGGAAATAGCCTTACAAAATATTGTATTACTAGGCGAAGCAGAAGACTTATACCGTGCACAACAGTCTATCCGTACTTTTTTCAATACAAGCAATCCGGATAAATTTTATGTAAAAACAGCTATGTCTGTGCTGAACATGGGCTTTATGAGAGGACTTTCTCCTTATTATATGAAAGCTACTCCGGCTATTAATCAGTGGGTGGATAATCTGGTAAAAAATGATGCATATCTTCAGGAAAAAGGCTTTATTATTCTGAAAGAAATAGCTGCAATAGGCTACCGAAGTGAATATTATGAAAAAGCTCTTCAGAATAATAATACACCTTATACCAAAATGCTGGCAGCATTATGGCGGGAAAGCCCAATGCCTTTCGTCAACGAAAACCAACGTCTTATGACAATGGCAGCTCTGCTCCATGTTGATAATAATGGTTATTCTCTGGCTGCTGAGTTAATTGAAAAATCGGGTCTTACGGCGGAAGAATGGGTAAGCAAATACCTCGATCTTTATCTGATGCCTTTAATACATAGTTTTTATGAATATGACCTTGTATACATGCCACACGGAGAAAATCTGATCCTGATTATAGAAAATTACACACCGGTGAAGATTATTATGAAGGATATAGCAGAAGAGATTGCAGTATTAAACGGAGATATCAAACTTCCGGGTGAGACCAGTCGCATTGGTATAAAAGTTCCGGACGATTTTAAACTAACCTATATCTTTACCGATGTATTCGATTGTTTCTTAAGGTATTTATCAGCTCTTCTTCATGATCAGGCAGACTTTAGAGATGAAGATTTCTGGAGACTAGTTGCTGATAAAATTATAGCATATCAGGAAGAGAGACCTCATCTGAAAGAAAAATTTGAAAAATACGATATATTCGAGCCACAGTTTAAAAGATGCTGTTTGAACCGTTTACAAATAAAAAACAATAAGCAAATGGTAAACCTTGAAGACCCAATTAATAGTTTGCAGTTTGTAGGAATGCTGGATAACCCCATTCATATTTATAAAAGAGAATTGGCGTAA
- a CDS encoding ABC transporter ATP-binding protein, whose protein sequence is MSVLQAIALSKQYNNVTALSNLNISVEKGEIFCLLGQNGAGKTTTINIFLGFLEATSGKALVNGAEVHLNDEWTKKYIAYIPEVVQLYPNLTGIENLDFFSKMAGFNYSKEELTEFLKSTSLQESAHHKRLSAYSKGMRQKVAIAIAIAKDADVILMDEPTSGLDPKATAEFTRICKEFVAQGKTIVMATHDIFNAVNVGTRIGIMKQGSLVHTIDAKSVTASELQKIYLETI, encoded by the coding sequence ATGTCAGTATTACAAGCAATAGCGCTTAGTAAGCAGTATAATAATGTAACTGCACTAAGCAACCTTAATATATCCGTAGAAAAAGGAGAAATTTTCTGCCTGCTGGGACAAAACGGTGCCGGCAAAACTACTACAATTAATATTTTCTTAGGCTTTCTGGAAGCAACTTCCGGGAAAGCTTTAGTCAACGGAGCAGAGGTACACCTTAACGATGAATGGACTAAAAAATACATTGCCTATATCCCTGAAGTAGTTCAGTTATATCCTAATCTTACAGGGATAGAAAATCTGGATTTCTTTAGTAAAATGGCTGGTTTCAATTATTCGAAAGAAGAGCTTACAGAATTTTTGAAAAGTACAAGCTTACAGGAATCTGCGCACCATAAAAGACTCTCTGCCTATTCTAAAGGAATGCGTCAGAAAGTAGCGATTGCGATTGCAATAGCTAAAGATGCCGATGTTATCCTGATGGACGAGCCTACTTCCGGATTGGATCCAAAAGCAACAGCAGAGTTTACCCGAATTTGTAAAGAATTTGTTGCGCAGGGCAAAACCATTGTAATGGCAACCCACGATATCTTCAATGCGGTAAACGTAGGCACAAGGATAGGAATAATGAAGCAGGGATCGCTAGTCCATACAATAGATGCTAAATCTGTTACGGCAAGTGAATTACAGAAAATCTATCTGGAAACGATCTAA